The following are encoded in a window of Narcine bancroftii isolate sNarBan1 chromosome 2, sNarBan1.hap1, whole genome shotgun sequence genomic DNA:
- the LOC138752267 gene encoding prospero homeobox protein 1-like isoform X1 — protein sequence MLEYCSSSLQPLKSEQGSFNSKVTTPFNHSTQGTEPSAYAMNHDMLEQDAGNSNHCYLEGNKANQVRVHLNRNIFEDSVSSYSSRDIISQFLEKTSRGKNSADHELVFSARNTSHPTADSVQEERSNKFSKDSGQDLCSPYSQHHHVVNSGEGDRMLNEYLQAKRARVENIIRGMNNSSNANLANSELEWESGQRRGSLMSLYKENKRKQRLPQQQQQEESPRLASSLKQLRREECHRLKRELQEMQEKLLELQGKFFQVYDVGESECEDQEATSNSSFHLGATEDRGNALERYHGDLSDVDQGLCVDSVQTISHKEELTTGKEANKYQDADKKINHCNRVDVSLLEGGYLAESLKYELTNAVAHIVDSAIQLFSFKPSTPSRPLQSFPTCNPKNRTQNQDANLTLTNHEFQCPRDPVMMHRYSDNSQNPRTFEVHDQTEAIPLVVRKSPQSQPTLVGPISRQACQMPPNKSPLMFVLDSQMSLTELPEPILRYNMGCALAATAKDAVASKPTCLSWDAVKLRSKVTSHHAAHQAYRSFQQKLEDDLGHSHIKSECGELQSVVDVAPYSSANEGLTPNHLKKAKLMFFYTRYPSSTTLKTYFSDVKFNRCITSQLIKWFSNFREFYYIQMEKFARQAVNDGIDNAADLKVTRDSDLYRALNGHYNKTNDFQIPQEFVEVAEVTLREFFTAVKSGKDSDPSWKKSIYKVISKLDSEVPEMFNSQGCLQDILYD from the exons ATGCTGGAATACTGCAGTTCATCTCTCCAACCCTTGAAATCTGAACAGGGAAGCTTCAATTCGAAAGTCACAACTCCCTTTAATCACTCCACACAAGGCACTGAGCCTTCAGCTTATGCAATGAACCACGACATGCTTGAACAGGATGCAGGTAATTCCAACCACTGCTACTTGGAAGGAAATAAAGCAAACCAGGTTCGCGTGCACCTGAATAGGAATATTTTTGAGGATTCAGTATCCTCTTATTCCAGTAGGGACATTATTTCACAGTTTCTGGAGAAAACCTCCAGAGGGAAGAATTCAGCTGATCATGAGTTGGTCTTTTCTGCAAGGAACACATCCCATCCCACTGCTGACTCAGTTCAGGAGGAGAGAAGCAACAAATTTTCCAAAGACAGTGGACAGGATCTCTGCTCCCCTTACAGTCAGCATCACCACGTTGTGAACTCGGGCGAAGGGGATCGCATGTTGAATGAGTACTTGCAAGCCAAGAGAGCAAGAGTAGAGAACATCATTCGAGGAATGAACAACTCTTCCAATGCCAACCTTGCCAACAGCGAGCTTGAGTGGGAGAGCGGTCAAAGGCGGGGAAGTTTGATGAGCCTGTACAAAGAAAATAAGCGGAAGCAGAGGCTTCCACAGCAGCAGCAACAGGAGGAGAGTCCCAGACTAGCTTCGTCCCTGAAGCAGCTCAGGAGAGAGGAGTGCCACAGACTGAAGCGGGAGCTCCAGGAAATGCAAGAAAAGCTCCTGGAACTTCAGGGAAAGTTTTTCCAGGTCTATGATGTTGGTGAATCAGAGTGTGAGGACCAAGAAGCCACATCTAACTCCAGTTTCCATTTGGGTGCCACTGAGGACAGAGGAAATGCTTTGGAAAGGTATCATGGTGATCTTTCAGACGTGGACCAAGGTCTGTGTGTGGACTCTGTTCAGACCATTAGCCACAAGGAGGAACTGACAACAGGAAAAGAAGCAAATAAATATCAAGATGCAGACAAAAAAATCAACCATTGTAATCGTGTTGATGTCTCTTTATTGGAAGGTGGATATCTCGCAGAATCACTTAAATATGAATTAACCAATGCCGTGGCTCACATTGTAGACTCAGCCATACAGTTGTTCTCTTTTAAACCTTCCACCCCTTCTCGGCCTCTTCAAAGCTTTCCAACCTGTAATCCCAAGAATAGAACACAAAATCAGGATGCAAACCTGACATTGACAAATCATGAGTTCCAGTGCCCTCGAGATCCGGTGATGATGCACAGATATTCTGACAACAGTCAGAACCCTCGTACTTTTGAAGTTCACGATCAGACCGAAGCAATACCGCTGGTGGTGAGAAAGTCACCTCAAAGCCAGCCGACTCTTGTTGGTCCAATTAGTAGACAGGCCTGTCAAATGCCTCCTAACAAGTCTCCTTTAATGTTCGTTCTGGACTCCCAGATGTCCCTGACTGAATTGCCGGAGCCGATTCTGAGGTACAACATGGGATGTGCTCTCGCCGCAACTGCAAAAGATGCCGTTGCTTCCAAACCAACGTGCCTTTCATGGGATGCCGTCAAACTAAGATCGAAGGTTACATCACACCACGCAGCACATCAGGCATACCGAAGCTTTCAGCAGAAGCTAGAAGACGATCTTGGTCATTCCCATATCAAATCTGAATGTGGGGAGCTGCAATCCGTGGTGGACGTCGCTCCATACTCCTCAGCGAAT GAGGGATTAACACCTAATCACCTGAAGAAAGCCAAGCTGATGTTCTTCTATACTCGATATCCCAGCTCAACCACACTGAAAACCTATTTCTCCGACGTTAAG TTCAACAGATGCATTACCTCCCAACTTATCAAATGGTTCAGCAACTTCCGCGAGTTTTACTACATCCAGATGGAGAAGTTTGCTCGACAGGCTGTAAATGACGGCATAGACAATGCTGCTGACCTAAAGGTGACGAGGGACTCTGACCTTTACCGAGCTCTCAATGGGCACTACAACAAGACCAATGATTTTCAG atccctcaggagtttgtggaagtggCGGAGGTGACCCTTCGAGAATTTTTTACTGCAGTCAAATCTGGGAAAGACTCGGATCCTTCATGGAAGAAAAGCATTTACAAGGTGATCAGTAAACTGGACAGCGAGGTGCCCGAGATGTTTAATTCTCAGGGATGCCTGCAAGATATTCTGTATGATTAG
- the LOC138752267 gene encoding prospero homeobox protein 1-like isoform X2: protein MLEYCSSSLQPLKSEQGSFNSKVTTPFNHSTQGTEPSAYAMNHDMLEQDAGNSNHCYLEGNKANQVRVHLNRNIFEDSVSSYSSRDIISQFLEKTSRGKNSADHELVFSARNTSHPTADSVQEERSNKFSKDSGQDLCSPYSQHHHVVNSGEGDRMLNEYLQAKRARVENIIRGMNNSSNANLANSELEWESGQRRGSLMSLYKENKRKQRLPQQQQQEESPRLASSLKQLRREECHRLKRELQEMQEKLLELQGKFFQVYDVGESECEDQEATSNSSFHLGATEDRGNALERYHGDLSDVDQGLCVDSVQTISHKEELTTGKEANKYQDADKKINHCNRVDVSLLEGGYLAESLKYELTNAVAHIVDSAIQLFSFKPSTPSRPLQSFPTCNPKNRTQNQDANLTLTNHEFQCPRDPVMMHRYSDNSQNPRTFEVHDQTEAIPLVVRKSPQSQPTLVGPISRQACQMPPNKSPLMFVLDSQMSLTELPEPILRYNMGCALAATAKDAVASKPTCLSWDAVKLRSKVTSHHAAHQAYRSFQQKLEDDLGHSHIKSECGELQSVVDVAPYSSANEGLTPNHLKKAKLMFFYTRYPSSTTLKTYFSDVKCFQRPPTCLQ from the exons ATGCTGGAATACTGCAGTTCATCTCTCCAACCCTTGAAATCTGAACAGGGAAGCTTCAATTCGAAAGTCACAACTCCCTTTAATCACTCCACACAAGGCACTGAGCCTTCAGCTTATGCAATGAACCACGACATGCTTGAACAGGATGCAGGTAATTCCAACCACTGCTACTTGGAAGGAAATAAAGCAAACCAGGTTCGCGTGCACCTGAATAGGAATATTTTTGAGGATTCAGTATCCTCTTATTCCAGTAGGGACATTATTTCACAGTTTCTGGAGAAAACCTCCAGAGGGAAGAATTCAGCTGATCATGAGTTGGTCTTTTCTGCAAGGAACACATCCCATCCCACTGCTGACTCAGTTCAGGAGGAGAGAAGCAACAAATTTTCCAAAGACAGTGGACAGGATCTCTGCTCCCCTTACAGTCAGCATCACCACGTTGTGAACTCGGGCGAAGGGGATCGCATGTTGAATGAGTACTTGCAAGCCAAGAGAGCAAGAGTAGAGAACATCATTCGAGGAATGAACAACTCTTCCAATGCCAACCTTGCCAACAGCGAGCTTGAGTGGGAGAGCGGTCAAAGGCGGGGAAGTTTGATGAGCCTGTACAAAGAAAATAAGCGGAAGCAGAGGCTTCCACAGCAGCAGCAACAGGAGGAGAGTCCCAGACTAGCTTCGTCCCTGAAGCAGCTCAGGAGAGAGGAGTGCCACAGACTGAAGCGGGAGCTCCAGGAAATGCAAGAAAAGCTCCTGGAACTTCAGGGAAAGTTTTTCCAGGTCTATGATGTTGGTGAATCAGAGTGTGAGGACCAAGAAGCCACATCTAACTCCAGTTTCCATTTGGGTGCCACTGAGGACAGAGGAAATGCTTTGGAAAGGTATCATGGTGATCTTTCAGACGTGGACCAAGGTCTGTGTGTGGACTCTGTTCAGACCATTAGCCACAAGGAGGAACTGACAACAGGAAAAGAAGCAAATAAATATCAAGATGCAGACAAAAAAATCAACCATTGTAATCGTGTTGATGTCTCTTTATTGGAAGGTGGATATCTCGCAGAATCACTTAAATATGAATTAACCAATGCCGTGGCTCACATTGTAGACTCAGCCATACAGTTGTTCTCTTTTAAACCTTCCACCCCTTCTCGGCCTCTTCAAAGCTTTCCAACCTGTAATCCCAAGAATAGAACACAAAATCAGGATGCAAACCTGACATTGACAAATCATGAGTTCCAGTGCCCTCGAGATCCGGTGATGATGCACAGATATTCTGACAACAGTCAGAACCCTCGTACTTTTGAAGTTCACGATCAGACCGAAGCAATACCGCTGGTGGTGAGAAAGTCACCTCAAAGCCAGCCGACTCTTGTTGGTCCAATTAGTAGACAGGCCTGTCAAATGCCTCCTAACAAGTCTCCTTTAATGTTCGTTCTGGACTCCCAGATGTCCCTGACTGAATTGCCGGAGCCGATTCTGAGGTACAACATGGGATGTGCTCTCGCCGCAACTGCAAAAGATGCCGTTGCTTCCAAACCAACGTGCCTTTCATGGGATGCCGTCAAACTAAGATCGAAGGTTACATCACACCACGCAGCACATCAGGCATACCGAAGCTTTCAGCAGAAGCTAGAAGACGATCTTGGTCATTCCCATATCAAATCTGAATGTGGGGAGCTGCAATCCGTGGTGGACGTCGCTCCATACTCCTCAGCGAAT GAGGGATTAACACCTAATCACCTGAAGAAAGCCAAGCTGATGTTCTTCTATACTCGATATCCCAGCTCAACCACACTGAAAACCTATTTCTCCGACGTTAAG TGCTTCCAACGGCCTCCCACatgtctccagtga